One region of Candidatus Bathyarchaeia archaeon genomic DNA includes:
- a CDS encoding DUF362 domain-containing protein has translation MSRVAIVKNEDPIDATVTALKMVESDVASALTQSGMKTVLIKPNYINSKHPSTGITTDSRVIEGIVQFLKERNAANNIIIGEGCGFADTFYAFKVAGVDAVAERWNVKLVDLNHDEFVEVYPPNPLNLKKTKVAKTALESTIISVPKLKPHRIATVTLSLKNMMGALASKGSMHKGTSLSENIADLASVIKPNIAVIDGIIAGEGHETSGNPVPMNLVIAGIDPVAVDAVGAAIMGIQPTDVKHLRLAEKKGLGTCTLNNITVLGEPIEKVCRKFHRSLSSRVLAHIG, from the coding sequence ATGTCAAGAGTTGCCATTGTCAAGAACGAGGACCCAATCGACGCGACGGTTACCGCCTTGAAGATGGTCGAGTCAGATGTTGCCAGCGCCCTCACTCAGTCTGGGATGAAAACGGTTTTGATCAAGCCCAATTACATCAATTCCAAGCATCCGTCAACAGGCATAACAACAGACAGCAGAGTAATCGAAGGAATAGTTCAGTTCTTAAAAGAACGCAACGCGGCAAATAACATAATCATAGGCGAGGGTTGTGGTTTCGCAGACACTTTCTATGCTTTTAAGGTTGCAGGAGTGGACGCCGTTGCTGAACGTTGGAACGTGAAATTAGTCGACTTAAATCACGACGAGTTTGTTGAGGTTTATCCGCCTAATCCCTTGAATCTGAAGAAGACCAAGGTTGCCAAAACGGCGCTGGAGAGCACGATTATCAGTGTGCCCAAGCTGAAACCTCATCGAATAGCCACTGTAACCTTGAGTTTGAAGAACATGATGGGAGCCTTGGCTTCGAAGGGTTCGATGCACAAGGGGACTAGCCTAAGCGAGAACATCGCCGATTTGGCTTCTGTGATAAAGCCCAACATAGCCGTCATTGATGGTATAATCGCAGGCGAGGGACACGAAACCAGCGGCAACCCCGTGCCCATGAATCTAGTCATCGCTGGAATAGACCCGGTAGCAGTTGACGCTGTAGGCGCCGCGATAATGGGCATTCAACCAACCGATGTCAAACACTTACGGCTAGCTGAAAAAAAGGGACTGGGAACTTGCACGTTGAATAACATCACGGTTTTAGGCGAACCTATAGAGAAGGTCTGCAGAAAGTTCCATAGATCACTCTCATCCCGGGTGCTCGCGCACATCGGCTAA
- a CDS encoding DNA-directed RNA polymerase subunit B, producing METNLAQDDFLLLQKAFFKEKGLVRQHLDSYNEFIEKGLQEVINENNEINIEVPEQPYKIKLGQIWIIDPQSKISGPYMTEVDGTKHEIYPLEGRFRNLSYSAPLSLEMTPIVDGREQETELVLIGNLPVMLKSKLCVLSQLLPEELISHGEDPNDPGGYFVINGSERVIVALEDLAPNRILVDIDTRGTTPVYQSKIFSTTVGFRARIELHLKSDGCIYVSMPGVPSEIPFVIVMRALGLKSDREIAEAVSPEKTIQMEIEPSFEKALGIDTVPEAVMYIGSRVAHGQVEEYRRQKAEGILDRNFLPHIGRTPDKRKEKALFLGEMANRVIELKLGKRKTDDKDHFKNKRLKLAGPLLADLFRIAFRNLTRDIKYQLERMGVKRQLLSVSIAVRPGIITERLQHAVATGNWGRGRVGITQLLDRTNRTSTLSHLRRLQSPLSRSQPNFEARDLHPTHWGRLCPNETPEGSNCGLVKNLALGSCISVSVNPEKVKHFLYRLGVIPIQDANDSVKISGAKVFVDGNLIGSSLTPNELVSEVRQKRRVGEISTEVNIAHFSKEYGKEKDEIYLNGDEGRVRRPLIKVENGAPKLTLEHVEKVRAGEWTWEDLAKQGIIEYIDAEEEENLYIALNYDEVKPDHTHAEITTYTILGICASIIPYPEHNQSPRNSYEAAMAKQALGIHSTNFLMRVDSRSHILHYPQKPMVNTRAMDIIGYDMQPSGQNAILAVLSFEGYNMEDALIFNKASIERGLGRSTFYRIYEGECRQYLGGLKDKFLTPEAGIRGYRGEQYYRLLEPDGIIGLEAPVNGGDVLIGRTSPPRFLEEYKEFEIKGPTMRDTSVDVRPAETGVVDQIFITETGEGSKLVKVRVRDQRVPELGDKFASRHGQKGVIGMIIPQEDMPFSLDGVVPDIIINPHAMPSRMTIGQFLESIAGKVGSARGKPVDGTPFVNEKPDDLKRMLKDLGFSHTGRDTLYNGITGERFGVDIFMGVVYYQKLHHMVADKIHARARGQVQMLTRQPTEGRARGGGLRFGEMERDCLIGHGAAMLLRDRLLEESDRYLLYICENCGYIAFYDIKQRKYVCRVCEDKGSVSPVVVSYAFKLLLQELMSLCVTPKLKLKERA from the coding sequence TTGGAAACGAATTTGGCGCAAGATGATTTTCTCCTGTTACAGAAAGCGTTCTTTAAAGAGAAAGGTCTAGTTAGACAGCATTTGGACTCATACAACGAGTTCATTGAAAAAGGCTTGCAAGAAGTCATAAACGAAAACAACGAAATCAACATCGAAGTACCAGAGCAGCCCTACAAAATCAAACTTGGACAAATATGGATAATTGACCCTCAGTCCAAGATAAGCGGACCATACATGACTGAGGTTGACGGCACAAAACACGAAATTTACCCACTCGAAGGGAGATTCCGCAATCTCTCTTACTCAGCCCCGCTTTCATTGGAGATGACGCCGATTGTAGACGGCAGAGAACAAGAAACCGAACTCGTCTTAATCGGCAACTTGCCTGTCATGCTCAAATCGAAACTCTGCGTCTTATCTCAGCTCTTGCCTGAAGAACTGATATCCCACGGCGAAGACCCAAACGATCCAGGTGGCTACTTTGTCATAAACGGCTCTGAAAGAGTTATAGTCGCCTTGGAAGACTTGGCTCCCAACCGAATACTAGTTGACATCGACACACGTGGCACGACGCCAGTGTATCAATCAAAGATATTCTCCACGACGGTAGGCTTTAGAGCCCGTATCGAGCTGCATCTGAAATCAGACGGCTGCATTTATGTCTCCATGCCAGGAGTCCCATCGGAAATACCATTCGTAATCGTTATGCGCGCTCTAGGGTTGAAATCAGATAGGGAAATTGCAGAAGCAGTTTCACCCGAAAAAACGATTCAGATGGAAATTGAGCCGTCGTTCGAAAAGGCGTTAGGCATCGACACAGTTCCCGAAGCCGTAATGTACATTGGAAGTCGAGTGGCTCACGGGCAAGTTGAGGAATACAGACGCCAGAAAGCCGAGGGAATACTCGACCGCAATTTCTTGCCGCACATAGGGCGAACGCCCGACAAAAGAAAGGAAAAAGCTCTCTTTTTAGGCGAAATGGCTAACCGAGTCATCGAACTCAAACTGGGCAAACGCAAAACAGACGACAAAGACCACTTCAAGAACAAAAGATTGAAACTCGCTGGGCCATTGCTGGCGGATCTATTCAGAATTGCATTCCGCAACCTCACACGCGACATCAAGTATCAACTGGAACGTATGGGTGTTAAGAGACAACTGCTCTCCGTCTCCATAGCAGTACGCCCCGGCATAATCACCGAACGGCTCCAGCATGCGGTTGCGACAGGCAACTGGGGACGAGGACGCGTAGGCATAACACAACTACTGGACAGAACAAATCGCACCTCTACACTGAGTCACCTCAGACGGTTACAGTCACCGCTCAGCCGAAGCCAGCCCAACTTTGAGGCCCGAGACCTTCACCCCACACATTGGGGCAGATTGTGTCCTAACGAGACACCTGAAGGCTCAAACTGCGGCTTGGTGAAGAACCTTGCATTAGGCTCATGCATATCCGTAAGTGTGAACCCTGAGAAAGTCAAACACTTCCTCTACAGGCTTGGAGTAATCCCAATTCAGGATGCCAATGACTCCGTTAAGATCTCAGGCGCCAAAGTGTTTGTCGACGGCAACCTAATTGGATCAAGTCTCACACCCAACGAACTTGTGTCTGAAGTCCGACAAAAACGCCGCGTTGGAGAAATCTCAACTGAAGTGAACATTGCGCACTTCTCAAAAGAATACGGAAAGGAAAAGGACGAAATCTACCTTAACGGCGACGAAGGCAGAGTGCGCCGACCATTAATTAAAGTTGAAAACGGCGCGCCTAAACTCACACTTGAACACGTTGAAAAAGTCCGCGCTGGCGAATGGACGTGGGAAGACCTAGCAAAGCAGGGTATCATCGAATATATCGATGCAGAGGAAGAAGAGAACCTATACATCGCTTTGAACTACGACGAGGTCAAACCCGACCACACCCACGCGGAAATCACGACGTACACGATACTTGGCATATGCGCCTCTATAATTCCCTATCCTGAACACAATCAGTCGCCGCGCAACTCCTATGAAGCAGCAATGGCCAAACAAGCCTTGGGCATTCATTCGACCAATTTCCTGATGCGTGTCGACTCTCGCTCACATATTCTGCATTATCCTCAAAAACCAATGGTTAACACGCGGGCCATGGACATTATCGGCTATGACATGCAGCCATCTGGACAAAACGCAATTTTGGCTGTTTTGTCGTTTGAAGGCTACAACATGGAAGACGCTCTCATATTCAACAAAGCGTCAATTGAGCGAGGCTTAGGGCGCTCAACGTTCTACAGAATCTATGAGGGCGAGTGCCGCCAATACTTGGGCGGGTTAAAAGACAAATTCCTAACCCCGGAGGCTGGCATAAGAGGCTATAGGGGCGAACAATATTATCGTTTGCTGGAGCCAGACGGCATCATTGGACTCGAAGCCCCTGTAAATGGCGGCGACGTACTAATAGGACGCACAAGTCCACCCAGATTCTTGGAAGAATACAAAGAGTTCGAGATCAAAGGCCCTACCATGCGCGACACCTCGGTGGACGTGCGGCCTGCTGAGACAGGAGTTGTAGATCAGATTTTTATAACTGAAACCGGCGAAGGCAGCAAACTAGTCAAAGTGCGAGTGCGCGACCAGCGCGTTCCCGAACTAGGCGACAAATTTGCTTCAAGACATGGGCAGAAGGGCGTTATTGGTATGATTATTCCCCAAGAGGACATGCCGTTCAGCTTGGATGGCGTAGTTCCAGATATCATAATTAACCCTCACGCAATGCCTTCACGCATGACCATTGGGCAATTCCTAGAATCAATCGCTGGAAAGGTCGGCTCAGCCAGAGGCAAACCAGTTGATGGCACGCCGTTTGTTAACGAAAAACCAGACGATCTCAAGCGCATGCTCAAAGATCTGGGCTTCAGCCACACAGGCAGAGACACCTTGTACAACGGCATCACAGGTGAACGATTCGGTGTTGACATTTTCATGGGCGTCGTATATTATCAGAAACTGCATCACATGGTCGCTGACAAGATTCACGCTAGGGCACGAGGACAGGTGCAGATGTTGACTAGGCAGCCGACTGAGGGCAGAGCTCGAGGCGGCGGCTTGCGATTCGGCGAAATGGAAAGAGACTGCCTAATAGGACACGGCGCTGCTATGTTGCTGCGCGACCGACTGCTCGAAGAATCCGATCGATATTTACTCTACATCTGTGAAAACTGTGGCTACATCGCTTTCTACGATATCAAACAGCGCAAGTACGTGTGCCGTGTATGCGAGGACAAGGGCAGCGTTTCGCCAGTCGTCGTGTCTTACGCTTTCAAGCTGCTCTTACAAGAACTTATGAGCCTGTGTGTAACCCCGAAACTGAAACTAAAGGAGCGGGCATAA
- a CDS encoding glycosyltransferase family 2 protein, which yields MVVVTAFLVAFYVITSYFAFRKPKTRRYSDINPLKVSVIIPAYNEEGVVESLLQNLRNSSFSIAETIVVDDHSIDSTYEVAKKMNATVIRNEAKLGKAASLNTGAKIAKEDIIVVLDADNRPEKDCIKHLLKHFDSKDVAVVTGVTKIHSNGFVSRLTALEFSLCFNLFHPFSSRFDFFPILHGAFFSMRRELASFNEDALTEDFDFSVDIASKGYKIEFEPQAISYVSPPPSLSLFKRQREKWTRGAVQASLRHKGFSKRVFRHVGFIGLFLMALGYMLPLVWAATLTFILICYVLSEPLLMNIAILATAIYTVVVFLANSLAENNIGNVLALPVLGYFYLFFVIWYFIKAVILERRGVKAEFSKIPHVRPLADVREHPG from the coding sequence TTGGTCGTTGTCACCGCTTTCTTGGTGGCCTTTTACGTTATCACATCGTATTTCGCATTTCGCAAACCCAAAACTCGCAGATATTCAGACATTAATCCTCTCAAGGTCTCCGTAATTATCCCAGCCTACAACGAAGAAGGCGTGGTCGAGAGCTTGCTTCAAAACCTCAGAAACTCAAGCTTCTCCATCGCTGAAACAATCGTGGTAGATGACCATTCGATAGACTCCACGTACGAGGTGGCCAAAAAGATGAACGCCACCGTAATCCGCAACGAAGCGAAGCTTGGAAAAGCAGCCAGCTTAAACACGGGCGCAAAGATTGCCAAAGAAGACATCATAGTCGTCCTAGATGCCGACAACCGCCCCGAAAAAGACTGCATCAAACATCTGCTCAAACACTTCGACTCAAAAGATGTGGCAGTTGTTACAGGAGTGACCAAGATTCATTCCAACGGATTTGTTAGCAGGCTTACAGCCTTAGAATTCAGTCTATGCTTCAACCTTTTTCATCCCTTCTCTAGCAGGTTCGATTTTTTTCCAATACTTCATGGAGCCTTTTTCAGCATGAGGCGAGAACTGGCTTCATTCAATGAGGACGCGTTGACCGAAGACTTCGACTTTTCAGTGGACATCGCGTCTAAGGGCTACAAAATAGAGTTTGAACCCCAAGCGATCAGTTACGTCTCCCCGCCGCCCTCGCTTTCCCTTTTTAAACGACAAAGAGAAAAATGGACAAGGGGCGCTGTGCAGGCCAGTCTTAGGCACAAGGGATTCTCAAAAAGAGTGTTTAGGCACGTTGGCTTCATAGGCTTGTTCTTAATGGCGTTGGGGTACATGTTGCCGCTAGTTTGGGCTGCCACTCTGACGTTCATTCTCATCTGCTACGTTCTGAGCGAACCACTCCTTATGAACATAGCCATACTAGCTACAGCAATTTACACCGTCGTCGTCTTTCTCGCAAATTCTCTTGCTGAGAACAATATAGGAAATGTCTTAGCCCTACCAGTTCTGGGCTACTTTTACCTCTTCTTTGTCATCTGGTACTTCATAAAAGCGGTCATCTTGGAGCGTCGTGGAGTTAAAGCTGAGTTCAGTAAGATACCGCACGTGCGACCTTTAGCCGATGTGCGCGAGCACCCGGGATGA
- a CDS encoding glycosyltransferase: protein MKLLLSCTELGLGHVTRLIALGKKLSERGHELHFFSGGTAYQLLRKEFENVYPCTPVAWYETAHGVIASASVLNILLPLPFFNHEKGRLKIKSSSAAETIQRYYDLRRQIRKIKPDLLISDGDMHALRLAHRWRIPSVYVTNIIRPSYSFSPFLIPGERFTERYVKKCTRIIVPDNPSPYTICEHNLGNLTAMRLNDKVDFAGSFIDLTPVKGSEERIFAPISGPLGTRAQLTQTILPVLQKLKTKSIISLGQPGKKITKTVGNCEVHTWLTPEQRRKCMADSKLILFSGGHATCFETIKHVKPSVIVPTQPEQMGNGKKLQELECSVLVKNKKELVSALKDIESNIKAYKQSVQRLSTFSRRFNGLNEATKVIENTLST, encoded by the coding sequence ATGAAGCTGCTCCTCAGCTGCACCGAGTTAGGCTTAGGACACGTAACAAGACTCATAGCGCTCGGCAAAAAACTTTCAGAAAGAGGACACGAACTCCACTTCTTCTCAGGAGGAACAGCTTACCAACTCCTAAGAAAAGAGTTCGAGAACGTTTACCCGTGCACGCCTGTGGCATGGTACGAAACGGCGCACGGAGTCATAGCCTCAGCATCTGTTCTGAACATTCTTCTTCCACTCCCATTCTTCAACCACGAGAAGGGTCGGCTGAAGATCAAGAGCTCAAGCGCAGCAGAAACAATACAACGGTACTACGACCTCAGAAGACAAATACGAAAAATCAAACCCGACTTGCTAATCTCCGATGGCGACATGCATGCGCTTAGGCTGGCCCACAGGTGGAGAATCCCATCAGTTTACGTAACCAACATAATTCGACCAAGCTACTCCTTCTCACCGTTCCTCATTCCAGGTGAAAGGTTCACGGAACGCTACGTCAAGAAGTGCACAAGGATAATCGTTCCAGATAATCCCAGCCCATATACCATCTGTGAACACAATCTCGGTAACTTAACCGCTATGCGGCTAAACGACAAAGTTGACTTCGCGGGCAGCTTCATAGACCTAACCCCTGTCAAAGGCAGCGAGGAACGTATTTTCGCGCCGATCAGTGGACCATTAGGCACAAGAGCCCAACTCACCCAAACAATTCTACCTGTTCTGCAGAAACTGAAAACCAAGAGCATCATAAGCTTAGGACAGCCAGGCAAGAAAATAACCAAGACTGTTGGAAACTGTGAAGTTCACACATGGCTGACTCCAGAACAACGCCGCAAATGCATGGCTGACTCAAAACTTATCTTGTTCAGCGGCGGACACGCAACATGCTTCGAAACCATAAAACACGTCAAGCCAAGCGTCATCGTTCCAACCCAGCCTGAACAGATGGGAAACGGCAAGAAACTTCAGGAATTAGAGTGTTCAGTCCTTGTTAAGAACAAGAAAGAATTGGTTTCAGCCCTCAAGGATATAGAAAGCAACATCAAAGCCTACAAGCAAAGCGTTCAAAGGCTGAGCACATTCTCGAGAAGATTCAACGGTTTGAATGAAGCCACAAAAGTCATTGAGAACACTCTCTCAACTTAA
- a CDS encoding DNA-directed RNA polymerase subunit A' — translation MAATAGEESVHKIVDQVYFGVMSPQDIRRLSVAEIHTADTYDEDGAPITSGLMDGRLGTLEPRQRCKTCGNTAIRCPGHFGQIELAAPIIHVEFTKIVHDLLNSTCRNCGRIMLSEQRIGRLKLKIEKTRKLLGLVPDDLYKKVFHESKSKECPHCGAPQYKLEFTKPTTFHEIGDEGASRSTPSMIRERLERISNDDLELFGFNPLVARPEWMVLQVLPVPPVYVRPSITLESGIRSEDDLTHKLVDIIRINQRLKENMEAGAPTLIIQDLSELLQYHVTTYFNNEASGIPPARHRSGRALKTLSQRLKGKEGRFRSNLSGKRVDFSARTVISPDPNLDISEVGVPLEVAMRLSMPEKVTSWNIEAMRKLVINGPEKYPGALYIVRPDGKRIRLEFVTDRDKIAEGIEPMFVVERHLTDGDIAIFNRQPSLHRMSIMAHYVKVLPHKTFRLHLTVCPPYNADFDGDEMNLHIPQSEEAQTEARMLMQVQDQILSPRFGGPIIGAKTDFITAAYLLTRTSSLLNREEVCKLTLAAGYDGPLPEPEIKKAEPLWTGKQIFSLFIPKDLNYAFKAATCVACGKKCLDGCEYDAYVVIKDGELKRGVIDRAAIGAEQSESLLHRIIKDYGSARGREFLNHVCRLLNMFMTIHGFTYSYDEMELPPAAQKRIRQIIAASEEAINGLIKQYKDGTLLRLPGQTLADSFEIYVMNELAEARDKAGRTAETAFGSQNSGLIMTQTGARGSSLNIGQMTAIVGQQSVRGKRIMRGYLERALPHFKLGDPSPTARGFVDASYRQGLDPVEFFFHSMGGREGLVDTAVRTQQSGYMQRRLINALEHLRIEYDGTVRNSIGDIIQFQYGEDGVDPAKSDHGKAVNVSRIAEQIRIMVEKGKAAPKEYIKEAIDQVRDKLTPMLVDELRNEMGKEELPRKGVEKAVALTHENYRKALVEPGEAVGIVAAQSIGEPGTQMTLRTFHYAGVREQNVTLGLPRLIEIVDARRMPSTPIMTIYLDKEHGDSKSKATEVAREIISTTLQDIIKTEPYVAPELEEVVIQTDPTMMEDRGVTLKQLENIMRLPNATLRIKGDKLYLKPKKVDARKLKDKVPSHHVKGIPGIRRVLVTEEKGEWVIHTDGSNLPKVLDVAGIDPIRTITNHIHEIAKTLGIEAARSVIIQEAMGVLEEQGLDVDIRHVMLVADIMTVTGEVRQIGRHGISGEKSSVLARAAFEITVPNIVDAAIKGESDPLKGVTENVIVGQSIPIGTGLVDLYMATLARGSNQ, via the coding sequence ATGGCAGCTACAGCTGGAGAAGAATCAGTTCACAAGATTGTTGATCAAGTCTACTTTGGCGTAATGTCCCCACAGGACATTCGTAGGCTATCCGTTGCCGAAATTCACACAGCCGACACCTACGACGAAGATGGCGCCCCAATCACATCTGGGCTTATGGACGGTCGCCTAGGAACGCTGGAACCAAGACAAAGATGCAAAACCTGCGGCAACACTGCCATCCGATGCCCAGGGCATTTTGGGCAAATCGAACTCGCGGCACCAATCATCCATGTGGAGTTCACAAAAATAGTCCATGACTTACTGAATTCCACATGTCGAAACTGCGGTCGAATTATGCTTTCCGAGCAACGCATTGGGAGGTTGAAACTGAAAATCGAGAAGACACGCAAGCTCTTAGGATTGGTGCCGGACGATCTTTACAAAAAGGTCTTCCACGAATCAAAGAGCAAAGAGTGTCCTCATTGTGGCGCGCCTCAATATAAGCTTGAGTTCACCAAGCCTACGACTTTCCATGAGATTGGCGACGAAGGCGCGTCCAGATCGACACCTAGCATGATACGGGAGCGACTTGAACGCATATCTAACGATGACTTGGAATTGTTCGGCTTCAATCCACTTGTGGCGCGACCTGAATGGATGGTCCTTCAAGTGTTGCCTGTTCCCCCAGTCTATGTTAGGCCGTCCATCACATTGGAATCGGGCATTCGCTCAGAAGACGACTTGACTCACAAACTCGTGGACATCATCCGCATCAACCAGCGCTTAAAGGAAAACATGGAAGCAGGTGCCCCCACGCTCATTATACAAGACCTTTCTGAGCTTCTCCAATATCATGTGACCACTTATTTCAACAATGAAGCCTCAGGCATTCCGCCGGCGAGACATCGTTCAGGCAGAGCGCTTAAGACGCTTTCCCAGAGACTTAAAGGCAAAGAAGGCAGATTCAGAAGCAATCTGTCCGGTAAACGAGTGGACTTTTCGGCTCGCACAGTGATTTCACCGGACCCGAATCTTGACATAAGCGAGGTTGGCGTGCCGCTTGAAGTTGCAATGCGGCTTTCTATGCCTGAGAAAGTCACGTCTTGGAATATCGAAGCAATGCGCAAGCTGGTGATCAATGGACCAGAGAAGTATCCAGGTGCTCTTTACATCGTTCGCCCCGACGGCAAACGCATACGCTTAGAGTTCGTCACGGACAGAGACAAGATCGCTGAAGGAATCGAACCGATGTTCGTTGTCGAACGCCATCTCACGGACGGCGACATAGCAATTTTCAACCGACAGCCGTCGTTGCACCGAATGTCCATCATGGCGCACTACGTTAAAGTTCTGCCGCACAAAACCTTCCGGCTTCACTTGACAGTCTGTCCCCCTTACAACGCAGACTTCGACGGAGACGAAATGAACCTTCATATACCTCAAAGCGAGGAGGCGCAAACTGAAGCCCGCATGCTCATGCAGGTGCAGGATCAGATTCTCTCGCCTAGATTTGGAGGACCGATAATCGGCGCCAAGACCGACTTTATCACAGCTGCATACCTGCTCACAAGAACGTCATCACTTCTCAACCGAGAAGAAGTGTGCAAACTTACGCTTGCTGCGGGCTATGACGGACCTCTTCCAGAACCAGAAATCAAGAAAGCTGAGCCACTGTGGACTGGAAAGCAGATTTTTAGCCTGTTCATACCTAAAGATCTAAACTATGCTTTCAAAGCGGCTACGTGCGTGGCTTGCGGAAAGAAGTGTCTGGACGGATGCGAGTACGACGCCTACGTTGTCATCAAAGACGGCGAACTGAAAAGAGGAGTCATTGACCGAGCTGCAATAGGCGCCGAACAATCCGAATCGCTACTGCACAGAATAATAAAGGACTACGGTTCAGCCAGAGGACGGGAATTCCTTAACCATGTTTGTCGACTTCTAAACATGTTCATGACGATTCACGGCTTCACGTACTCATATGACGAGATGGAACTACCTCCTGCGGCACAGAAAAGAATCCGGCAAATCATCGCTGCCTCTGAAGAAGCAATTAACGGGTTAATCAAACAGTACAAGGACGGAACCCTGCTACGTCTTCCAGGTCAAACATTAGCTGACTCCTTTGAAATCTACGTCATGAACGAGCTAGCTGAAGCCCGAGACAAAGCTGGCAGAACCGCTGAAACCGCCTTTGGAAGCCAAAACTCAGGCTTGATAATGACGCAGACTGGAGCACGAGGATCAAGCCTAAACATTGGTCAAATGACCGCGATTGTGGGACAACAGTCGGTGCGTGGAAAGCGAATCATGAGAGGCTATCTTGAACGTGCTTTGCCGCACTTCAAGCTAGGCGATCCGTCCCCCACTGCCCGAGGTTTCGTCGACGCTTCGTACCGTCAGGGATTGGATCCTGTGGAGTTCTTCTTCCACTCTATGGGTGGACGTGAAGGCTTGGTGGACACCGCGGTTCGAACACAACAGAGCGGCTACATGCAGAGACGCCTCATCAACGCTTTGGAGCATCTCCGCATCGAGTACGATGGAACAGTGCGCAACTCTATCGGCGACATCATTCAATTCCAATACGGCGAAGATGGAGTGGATCCAGCGAAAAGCGACCATGGCAAAGCCGTTAACGTGTCTCGCATCGCGGAACAGATTAGAATTATGGTTGAAAAAGGCAAAGCGGCGCCGAAAGAATACATAAAGGAAGCCATCGATCAAGTCCGAGACAAGCTCACGCCCATGCTGGTTGACGAACTAAGAAACGAAATGGGCAAAGAAGAGTTGCCACGAAAAGGCGTAGAAAAAGCTGTGGCGCTAACCCATGAAAATTACAGGAAAGCGTTGGTTGAGCCCGGCGAGGCAGTCGGCATTGTTGCCGCTCAGTCCATTGGTGAACCGGGCACTCAGATGACGTTGAGAACGTTCCATTACGCGGGCGTAAGAGAGCAAAACGTCACACTAGGCTTGCCCCGTTTGATTGAAATTGTCGACGCACGCAGAATGCCGTCCACGCCGATTATGACGATTTACTTGGATAAAGAGCACGGAGACAGCAAGAGCAAGGCTACAGAGGTGGCGCGTGAAATCATCTCAACCACGCTGCAGGACATCATCAAAACCGAGCCATACGTAGCGCCAGAACTTGAAGAGGTTGTTATTCAAACGGATCCAACAATGATGGAAGACCGGGGGGTAACGCTTAAGCAACTAGAGAACATCATGCGCCTGCCCAACGCCACCCTGCGAATTAAGGGTGACAAATTGTACCTCAAACCCAAGAAAGTTGACGCGCGTAAACTAAAGGACAAGGTGCCAAGCCATCATGTAAAAGGCATTCCTGGGATCCGACGAGTGCTTGTGACAGAGGAGAAGGGTGAATGGGTCATCCACACAGACGGCTCAAACCTACCTAAAGTGTTAGACGTTGCGGGCATCGATCCAATTCGTACAATCACGAATCACATTCACGAGATCGCTAAGACTCTGGGCATTGAGGCAGCTAGAAGCGTCATAATTCAGGAAGCCATGGGAGTCCTTGAAGAACAAGGCTTGGACGTTGACATCCGACACGTTATGCTTGTAGCCGACATCATGACAGTGACGGGCGAAGTGCGCCAGATCGGCAGACATGGTATCAGCGGCGAGAAATCCAGCGTCTTGGCCAGAGCAGCCTTTGAAATCACCGTGCCGAACATCGTTGACGCCGCCATCAAAGGCGAAAGCGACCCACTGAAAGGCGTGACCGAAAATGTTATTGTGGGGCAGTCCATACCTATCGGCACTGGACTAGTTGACCTTTACATGGCGACGCTTGCGCGAGGAAGCAATCAATGA
- a CDS encoding phenylpyruvate tautomerase MIF-related protein codes for MPYVEVHMIEGRTNEQREKIAKAFTDTLFEVLGVSKDDVWIEFVDMPKTHFATAGTLKSKK; via the coding sequence ATGCCTTACGTTGAAGTGCACATGATCGAAGGAAGAACCAACGAACAAAGAGAAAAAATCGCAAAAGCTTTCACGGACACGTTATTTGAGGTCTTAGGCGTTTCAAAAGATGACGTGTGGATAGAGTTCGTGGACATGCCCAAGACACACTTCGCCACAGCTGGCACGCTGAAAAGCAAGAAATAG